From one Montipora capricornis isolate CH-2021 chromosome 10, ASM3666992v2, whole genome shotgun sequence genomic stretch:
- the LOC138020643 gene encoding uncharacterized protein, with translation MAKNGHLTERAITIAQDYLDGFMEESEEDLDTDDERHVYGCTDRCKDLGLVPSGLRLKSPLNTQEAIQIVKATCRRLIRARINDCHRRLNHYNNRLQQRLDKLKQLIPTNLLDVIRDIADQRAKKTTEQYRIKTELKLTRLQRTKNKKRHKTDENWVRNISSRPLDKTETQVLSYGLKHSVTPKRIPTETIVSSVEAVLSRQRDLSEPTKDNIRSRIASTIQSASLTDNNLTKDERQALKRLRNDNDILILPADKGRVTVVMDKTDYHDKMDELVNDKQTYEVLKRDPTPALQRKLNSKLLQLKKADAIDIRRYNRLRCPVPQPAKLYGLPKLHKPNVPMRPIVSFCGSPTYELSKYLTTILKPLTDESRHKLQSTETFIDTIKTVQVPDDHKLVSFDVKSLFTSIPLQLALDCTETGINNSTLQLPLLNNDHMDLLNLCLTYTYYQYNVQHNKQLHGTAMGSPVLPQFLAYENWLQSRANLMPKIT, from the exons ATGGCGAAGAATGGTCACTTGACAGAAAGAGCCATTACAATAGCACAAGACTATCTAGATGGTTTTATGGAAGAAAGTGAGGAAGACCTGGATACAGATGATGAAAGACA tgtttacGGTTGTACTGACCGCTGCAAAGATCTCGGCCTTGTTCCGTCTGGTCTTCGACTGAAGTCTCCGCTGAACACACAAGAGGCTATCCAGATCGTCAAAGCCACGTGCAGACGACTGATCCGAGCGCGGATTAATGACTGTCACAGAAGACTAAACCactacaacaacagactacagcaaCGACTTGACAAACTCAAACAACTTATACCGACTAACTTACTCGACGTTATACGCGACATTGCTGACCAACGAgctaagaaaacaactgaacaatACCGCATTAAGACGGAACTGAAACTTACGCGACTtcaacgaaccaaaaacaagaaacgcCACAAGACGGACGAAAACTGGGTCAGGAATATCTCTTCCCGTCCCTTAGACAAGACTGAGACTCAAGTTCTCTCGTACGGACTAAAACATTCCGTGACGCCGAAACGTATACCGACTGAGACGATTGTATCCAGTGTTGAGGCGGTTCTGTCTCGTCAAAGAGATTTATCTGAGCCGACCAAGGACAACATCAGAAGTAGAATAGCTTCCACTATACAATCGGCTTCTCTTACAGATAACAACCTGACTAAAGACGAACGACAAGCACTGAAACGACTAAGGAACGACAACGACATCTTAATACTTCCCGCTGACAAAGGACGAGTGACTGTTGTTATGGACAAGACAGACTATCATGACAAGATGGACGAACTTGTTAATGACAAACAAACTTACGAAGTACTTAAACGAGACCCGACTCcagcacttcaacgaaaactcaaCAGTAAACTACTTCAACTTAAGAAAGCTGACGCGATCGACATCCGACGTTACAACAGGCTGAGATGCCCAGTACCGCAACCGGCTAAACTCTACGGCTTACCTAAACTACACAAACCTAACGTTCCTATGCGTCCCATAGTTTCGTTCTGTGGTTCGCCGACTTACGAACTGTCAAAATACCTCACTacgatactgaaaccactgactgacgaatcccgacacaaactacagtccaccgAAACCTTTATTGACAccatcaagacagtacaagtacctgacgatcacaaactggtgtcttttgatgtgaaatcactgttcactagtattccacttcaactggctctcgactgcactgaaaccggcatcaacaactccactttacaactgccactacttAACAACGACCAtatggacttgctgaacctctgccttacgtATACTTACTATCAGTACAACGTTCAACACaacaaacagttacacggaacagctatgggttcaccg GTCTTGCCCCAATTTCTTGCTTACGAAAACTGGCTGCAAAGTAGGGCCAATCTTATGCCTAAGATCACGTAA
- the LOC138020644 gene encoding uncharacterized protein, whose protein sequence is MRPILSATGTYNYNLAKWLEQKLKPLSLNEYTITDAFAFADEIRTHTISEADILVSYDVTALFTNVPLDETIKILVNEAFTDDWFNKTYGLNLQQDQLARLLEIATTKQLLQFNGQLYQQTDGVAMGSPLGPLMANVFMCHLEEKLTRNGFMPQLYKRFVNDTLARMPSADSAAEFLSTLNGVQPSLTFTTELPVDIKIPFIGIEIVKNGTKLETQAYRKPTNTGLLLHFQSHTDKCYKNTDTSCLCLVIYKRGFQCRMCQVALYI, encoded by the coding sequence ATGAGGCCTATTTTATCAGCAACCGGAACTTACAACTATAATCTTGCTAAATGGCTTGAACAAAAGCTGAAGCCACTTTCTCTAAATGAGTATACAATCACTGATGCCTTTGCCTTCGCTGATGAGATTCGTACCCACACTATTAGTGAAGCTGACATATTGGTCTCCTACGACGTCACAGCTCTTTTTACCAATGTGCCTTTGGATGAGACTATCAAAATCTTGGTCAATGAAGCCTTCACTGATGATTGGTTCAACAAAACCTATGGCCTTAATCTGCAACAGGATCAGCTTGCTAGACTACTCGAAATTGCCACAACCAAGCAGCTTCTCCAGTTTAATGGTCAACTTTACCAACAGACAGATGGTGTGGCTATGGGCTCGCCCCTTGGTCCTCTAATGGCCAATGTCTTCATGTGTCATCTTGAAGAAAAGCTTACACGCAATGGCTTCATGCCCCAATTGTACAAGAGGTTTGTCAATGATACCCTGGCTAGAATGCCTAGCGCTGATTCTGCTGCTGAGTTTCTTAGTACCCTGAATGGCGTACAGCCCAGTCTAACTTTTACGACGGAGCTTCCTGTGGATATTAAGATCCCTTTTATCGGCATTGAAATCGTCAAGAACGGAACTAAACTTGAAACTCAAGCttacagaaaaccaacaaacactGGATTGCTCCTACACTTCCAAAGTCACACGGATAAATGCTATAAAAACACTGATACATCGTGCCTATGCCTTGTCATCTACAAAAGAGGCTTTCAATGCAGAATGTGCCAAGTTGCGCTCTATATTTAG